The window cacgttgtttctgccggtccttcctcctcagggggaggactcctcacactcctcccctgctccagcatggggtccctcccatgggagaaagtcctccatgaacttctccaatgtgagtccttcccatgtgctgcagttcttcatgaactgctccaatgtgggtctctcccacagggtgcagaccttcaggaacagactgctccagcatgggtcccccatggggtcacaagtcctgctagcaaacctgctccagcatgggctcctctctccacagggccacatgtcctgccaggagcttgctccaacgtgggcttcccacagggccacagcttccttcaggtgcctccacctgctctgacatggggtcctccacaggctgcaggtggaatctctacaccccctcatccttcttccatgggctgcagggggacagcctgcctcaccatggtcttcaccacaggctgcaggagaatctctgctccagtgcctggagcacctcctccccctccttctgcactgaccttggtgtctgcaaagtttctcacatctcactcctctctctggctgcaaaagctctccaaggttgttttttcccttcttaattatgttatcacagaggcgctaccactgttgctgattgGCCaaagccttggccagtggcaggtccatcttggagcattggctctatcagacacaggggaagcttctagcagcttcttgcagaagtcaccccatagccccccccactaccaaaaccttgccacataaacccaataCAGCCTCAAGCTGAGCAGTCATTTGTACTAGGCAGAGAGAAATATAGATCAGTGAGTCCAATATTCCTTCcccaaaaagctgaaataatgaTCAACACAAAGTGCTTGAAACATCTTCTGCGGGCAAATAACCTCTAACAAGCACATGAGAAAATTGCAACTCTTAAAACCACACACatgtaaatctgtttttttgtttatagggaaaagcaagaaatacagatttttgaCTAGGACTTGTTTTGcatttacaaaatacagaaactaCTCTGCTGGTGGTGGTCTGATGTTTTAGACTAAGTTAGCATGTTTCTGACTTGTGAAGTCAGGATTTATCCATGAACAGCTGGAAAAAGTATATTATATGAAGCAAGGGGTTGAGCAACCAAATCTAGTGCGGTATGGCCAACATGGCCTGAGGAACACTGAAAATGTCCTAATGATCATTCACTCAATGATCATAGAAGACACATGCATTAGACAAGCAAAAATCAGTTGTTCATGCTATGGCCCAGCCTGAGTACACTGCTAAGAGTGAAAGCAGTAAAGACAATACTCAGCTGTGTTCCCACAGAAGCTTTATTGAGTATGTAGATACATGAGCCCTCATTTGCCTGTAAGCAGAAGGACCAGGTCTTTTCCATGGCAATTTCGTCTTTTGACATGAATTCTAGACAATTGGGAGGAGTTGTCCTATTGCACCAAGAGAAATATATCTTGTGTTTCCAGAGGTCacttttcagtggaaatatcAGCAGTCGCTTTATAGGttctttattacattttcaacTGATGATTTTAACAAGGGCAGCTTTAACCATTCAATAGAAGTCCATCTTACTGCAACAGTGACTCTACTTAGTCCTCTAGGTACACAGTAATAGGACTCTGGAACCAGAGGAGCTATACAGCTTGATCCAAGCTTGGGAAAAGGAAGCCAAACCAAGATTTTATGCTGCAATCCAGATAACCTTTTTCAGTTTGACTTGAGTCACATATAGGTAATTTTTCAGATCTTTGCCTCAGCAACTTTCAGAACAGCCTAGACCAATGTGTTTCTGaagtcaaagaagaaaaaaaaaaaaaaaagtgttttgagcTCTCATCTATGGTAGAATACAGGAGATGTGGAACATATGGACAACACTCTCAGTCAAACCCTTTACCAGCCCAAATATTCCCATAACCCtacaagaataaaattattattataattaagGGCTAATTTAAGGAATGTACAGTATTTACAGCCATTAAAACTACACAGAAGATACTAAGTAATAGGAGAACAAAGTAAAGGGAAATAAGTACAGAGCTAGGAGGAGGTTCCCAGGCTCTTTCCTATTGTACATAACTGAGGAGTGCATCCATTTCCTCTGATACCTTGTGTAGCAAATGCCATTCAGGGCCTACCTGGATGTTCTTTTGATAACCCCCTCTCCAGGAACTCTCATCTCTAGCACAAGGTTAGAGAGGCTCTATCTTGTTCCACAAAGTCTATTGCAGCTTATAAAGGGAGCTTATAGCAGCCAATGGGCCTGTCTCCCAGCTTAGCAGGAGTCAATAGTGCCCTCTGTTCCCATGGATGTGGGAATCAGTCAAAAGCAGACAATCTTCTTAGACTACATGAAAAGATCTCAGAAGAGTGCTTTGTGTAATATCAGAACAAGCCAAATTCAGCCCTCAGGCCAGTTTACTTCAGTTCAGGTATGAGCTGAGACCAACTAATATCTGTTCCTAAGTTTTCATCCTCAAGACCAGGAAAGCTGATATCTAGAAGGATTTTGCTCAGACTGTCATTCATGGTGTCCAGGATCAGGCCCTCCATAAGTGACCGGTTTTCAGTAAAGCCAGAGGCTGGCAGTTCAGCAGATGATTGCTTAGTAGATTCATGAATAAAAGCTGGAGAACTCGTGAGGGGGGCATGCCCCATGTCGCTGGATTCTGTATTAAGCAGTTCCCGAGGGGACTCAAAGAGGGCATTTTTAAAGGGTGTGCTGTTAAAACCCAGCAAGTCCTGGTTCTCCTGGAGGGTTCTCACTGGACTGAAGTCCAGCTCGTGACTTCCCTTGGCTAGGGATGCAGACTTCCAGGGGTCAAGCCCCCCTAGTGGGGGGGTAGTAGTTGCTGAGACTTTGCTGGGAGTGGAAGAAACTGGCAATTTGCTGAATGTCTCCTTGACTGGTGTTTTAAAgggcccctcttccccctgcaAGCAGCTGAGCTGTGATATGTTCTCAAGAGGCTGGCTTTCCTGCACAAATGGGGGATCTGCCCCTAACCGGAAAGGGTCAAAGCTATTGCTTTCTGGCAAAACAATGACTGGCTCTTCTGAGCAAGGCAGTGCTAGGCGTTGTTTCCTTCTGGATCTGCCCATTTCCCGCCTTTCCCGCCTCTTTATAACTAATGTGTCAGAAACACCCTTAGACGGTGACTTCAGTAGGGtgaattgtttcttctcctttgtggATGAGACTGGGAACAACACGCCTGGCTCTTCCTTTACTGTTAGGGTTGAGGCAAATGGGGATAGCCAGTCATCCAGTTGAGagccttcttcctcctttataCTGACGGTCTCAGGGAAAGAAGCTGATTCCTCAccaggctgggagctgctctcCTTTAGGGAATGGGTTGGGGAAAATAAGCCTTCATCACATTGACTCTCCTCCTTGACAGCAACCATGGGTAATGAGGATGACTCTTCTGTAGAGAGTGACATCTACAAAGAAACACAAGTGATATGCAGTGATTAAGCAAGGATCTAACCTACACAAAATCCAAATGAtagtggaaggaagaaaagaaagactggCACTTAAGGACAACAGAACAGGTAAGAGGAGGACCTTCAGAATATAGCGGTAACTATAATAACAGCTAGAGATTGATCGCTGTGTGAAGTTGATACAAAGAAGCCTACAGATCACATGGGAAGGATTTTAGCTAAGTGACTGGAAGTCATGTCCTTCAGAGCACTTCTGCTATGAGGAACTTTTAGGAGTACAGGCAGAAGAAGAGCtgaatatttctggaaaagtaTAACTCCTTTGATTCCTCCTTACACTATCTACATgtgaaataacaaaatgaaTGAGGACAGCTTTCccagaaaccaagaaaaaagaaaaagaaaaaaaattgaggttatcaaaagaaaaagagtacaGGGGAAAGAAATCACAGCAGGAGAGAACATAAAGCAGCAGgcacacaaaggaaaaaaggattaTGGTTAGACAGGATGGAAAAAGTTAAAGCGTTACAATGTCTAAGCATACAAGAGCTGTCAGCGAGATGCCAAGAGAAAGACCTGCTTAATAGCTGTTTTTCTTGAGCCCAGAAAAACTGGGAACTCCACAGAATTAGCAAACAGCTGGTGCTGAAAGCCTCTGGGAAGAGAttatatgcaaataaatactCTTTCAGAAGTTCCCTATGCTACATGTCTCCAGACCtataaaaaatctgaatgttttaGGAGCAGAACAAAGCCATTTCTCCCATTCTTATTTCTTCACATCCaagcagtagaaaaaaattttattgACCAATCCATAGAGCCCCCTCCTCTAGTGAATTATAGTAACATCCTTATAGCAAGTCAACTAGCAGGTAATAGCCACCCTAGAGACAGAAAAGGACAGCAAGGATCATCACTGGTTAGTTCCTTAATATGAGCTTAGAGTTTCAGAGCACCTGATAAAGATGCACAAAGGAACCATATATAGAACAGGGTCCATAGAAGGCAAGAGctatagaaaagaaaacaaacaaacccccaaaaaacaaacgCCAAACCACAATCCCTCCAAAAgacccaaataaaaaaaacccctcacaaaacaagaaaccaaCCTTTGGAGCAATGCGCACACGCTTACTGCTCCGGAAAGTCTCCGAGCTGTTGAGGGATGCTCCCTGTGCCATGGATAGAGGAACCTTCATAGAAGGCTGCAAGACAAGAGGCTGACTCAAAGGAAACTGGATTGGAACCAGGTAGGAGTTGATGCGAGGAAGCAAAGGCTTCATCTTTCGGcctggaagggaaaagaatgGACTCACTAGCCTCTTGCCTTTTCTCTACTACCTCTTGAAACCCAGGCATCTAACAGGAAGTCCTTCTAAGTACCCCAGAATAAACATCCAATCAGAGAGAGGCTCACCTGCCTTCTCTGCTAATTTTGAGGCTACAAATCCCAAGCCAGAAGGCCTGATGAACAAGAAAATAGTCCTTCATACAGATCCTAGCCCTCAAGTTGGTGCAAGCTCTGCTCT of the Grus americana isolate bGruAme1 chromosome 1, bGruAme1.mat, whole genome shotgun sequence genome contains:
- the FOXM1 gene encoding forkhead box protein M1 isoform X2, whose protein sequence is MRTSPRRPLILKRRKLTLPQKEASSISARDENSGQDEKTPKQEHSLENQHNSQPRDKIDCGLQNFPAGIKIIDHPTMPNTQVVAIPTNADIQSIIEALTAKGKECGNNGPNKFILVSSGGTSRSAGPTSSQHLLSEKKASVATKAADGQERDKNVTQTPSLAGGTMLWHSGIDSVVGQEQENNSSGETMSSVLDNSLTNIQWLGKMRSDGLSPCSVKQDMEKENQLPLQERIKTEEDSAAAAIPAATTTTSCSSWQDSVSERPPYSYMAMIQFAINSTEKKRMTLKDIYTWIEDHFPYFKHVAKPGWKNSIRHNLSLHDMFVRETSANGKISFWTIHPDANRCLTLDQVFKPLDLGSPTSPEHSESQKRPLPDPQKNMGSNSSSKTEPQNARRKMKPLLPRINSYLVPIQFPLSQPLVLQPSMKVPLSMAQGASLNSSETFRSSKRVRIAPKMSLSTEESSSLPMVAVKEESQCDEGLFSPTHSLKESSSQPGEESASFPETVSIKEEEGSQLDDWLSPFASTLTVKEEPGVLFPVSSTKEKKQFTLLKSPSKGVSDTLVIKRRERREMGRSRRKQRLALPCSEEPVIVLPESNSFDPFRLGADPPFVQESQPLENISQLSCLQGEEGPFKTPVKETFSKLPVSSTPSKVSATTTPPLGGLDPWKSASLAKGSHELDFSPVRTLQENQDLLGFNSTPFKNALFESPRELLNTESSDMGHAPLTSSPAFIHESTKQSSAELPASGFTENRSLMEGLILDTMNDSLSKILLDISFPGLEDENLGTDISWSQLIPELK
- the FOXM1 gene encoding forkhead box protein M1 isoform X1, whose product is MRTSPRRPLILKRRKLTLPQKEASSISARDENSGQDEKTPKQEHSLENQHNSQPRDKIDCGLQNFPAGIKIIDHPTMPNTQVVAIPTNADIQSIIEALTAKGKECGNNGPNKFILVSSGGTSRSAGPTSSQHLLSEKKASVATKAADGQERDKNVTQTPSLAGGTMLWHSGIDSVVGQEQENNSSGETMSSVLDNSLTNIQWLGKMRSDGLSPCSVKQDMEKENQLPLQERIKTEEDSAAAAIPAATTTTSCSSWQDSVSERPPYSYMAMIQFAINSTEKKRMTLKDIYTWIEDHFPYFKHVAKPGWKNSIRHNLSLHDMFVRETSANGKISFWTIHPDANRCLTLDQVFKPLDLGSPTSPEHSESQQKRPLPDPQKNMGSNSSSKTEPQNARRKMKPLLPRINSYLVPIQFPLSQPLVLQPSMKVPLSMAQGASLNSSETFRSSKRVRIAPKMSLSTEESSSLPMVAVKEESQCDEGLFSPTHSLKESSSQPGEESASFPETVSIKEEEGSQLDDWLSPFASTLTVKEEPGVLFPVSSTKEKKQFTLLKSPSKGVSDTLVIKRRERREMGRSRRKQRLALPCSEEPVIVLPESNSFDPFRLGADPPFVQESQPLENISQLSCLQGEEGPFKTPVKETFSKLPVSSTPSKVSATTTPPLGGLDPWKSASLAKGSHELDFSPVRTLQENQDLLGFNSTPFKNALFESPRELLNTESSDMGHAPLTSSPAFIHESTKQSSAELPASGFTENRSLMEGLILDTMNDSLSKILLDISFPGLEDENLGTDISWSQLIPELK